The Naumovozyma dairenensis CBS 421 chromosome 1, complete genome genome includes a region encoding these proteins:
- the PBN1 gene encoding Pbn1p (similar to Saccharomyces cerevisiae PBN1 (YCL052C); ancestral locus Anc_1.14), with protein sequence MLKERVAVLFPTAEDIGKCSTHNDTHVDVKACVKDVVVQKRWILDYSIDESPRDPDLIRRITWKNGIIQSRKSTVIEPDLNVGFNVYDKSANPAANAVITPKFDVIHSDTFEIDQYFPSNVDLAFITWDPENCQYDISIFDSEVHIVEYSILKNNTTLSFTKENHVNLAEIGIFYVDSSDNEDVNLSGLRCNWLEDAIDNSIESCLKTTLFYNPAFIYNDPFDQSSNVSIELAKPIGIHPKITVDLSSCPATNDCEYYFYSQLPVEIFVDKFQSSPVFVFGQADLELPAYKLRDGPWGSETLFKLEPGQLNEITLHSRYLEPTNSYIQTGIDFYPKIVKACDTISNRIANNPFYSKSLGPESYFTENTLFYNLNSTKLTVQIASANINDYFKVEYMTLLCIILAMFYLIQKIFGYNKPSTKSVKTD encoded by the coding sequence ATGCTTAAAGAGAGAGTCGCTGTATTATTCCCAACAGCAGAGGATATTGGGAAATGCTCCACGCACAATGATACTCATGTAGACGTTAAAGCATGTGTTAAAGATGTTGTAGTTCAGAAGAGATGGATACTAGATTACAGTATTGATGAATCTCCACGTGATCCTGACTTGATAAGGAGGATTACGTGGAAGAACGGTATCATACAAAGTCGTAAAAGTACGGTTATTGAACCAGATTTGAATGTTGGCTTTAATGTCTACGATAAATCTGCTAATCCGGCTGCCAACGCAGTTATAACTCCCAAGTTCGATGTAATTCATTCTGACACCTTCGAAATCGATCAATATTTCCCATCAAATGTTGATTTAGCGTTTATAACATGGGATCCCGAAAACTGCCAATACGATATTTCAATCTTTGATTCAGAAGTGCATATCGTAGAGTAttctattttgaaaaacaataCTACCTTGTCGTTTACCAAAGAAAATCATGTCAACTTAGCTGAGATTGGGATTTTTTACGTAGATAGCAGTGATAACGAAGATGTTAACTTAAGCGGGTTAAGGTGCAACTGGTTAGAGGATGCTATTGATAATTCAATAGAAAGCTGTTTGAAAACAACATTGTTTTACAACCCtgcatttatatataacgATCCATTTGACCAATCTTCAAACGTATCAATAGAGTTGGCTAAACCAATTGGGATACATCCTAAAATAACGGTAGATTTATCTAGCTGTCCAGCAACAAATGACTGCGAATATTACTTTTATTCTCAATTACCAGTGGAGATATTTGTAGACAAATTCCAGTCCTCACcagtatttgtatttggaCAGGCTGACCTAGAATTACCTGCCTACAAACTTCGAGATGGACCTTGGGGATCGGAGACacttttcaaattagaaCCTGGccaattgaatgaaatcaCTCTACATTCGAGATACCTGGAACCTACAAATAGTTATATCCAAACTGGCATCGACTTCTATCCGAAGATAGTAAAGGCATGCGATACAATCTCGAATAGAATAGCAAATAACCCATTTTATAGCAAAAGTTTGGGGCCGGAGAGCTATTTTACGGAGAatactttattttataacCTAAATTCTACCAAGTTAACAGTCCAAATTGCTAGTGCAAACATCAATGACTATTTCAAAGTAGAATATATGACGTTACTGTGTATAATATTGGCAATGTTCTATCTTATCCAAAAGATCTTCGGATATAATAAACCGTCAACAAAGTCGGTGAAAACTGATTAA